Within the Catalinimonas niigatensis genome, the region TTTACCCATTTTCAGATCACTGGCAAGGGCTACGTGCCTGGGATGAAATACTTCAGTATTAGGAGGGACTGCCAATACCGGACAGTGCGCATGTCTCATCACATGTAGGGTGGTACTGCCAAACCAGGATGATGAAGACTCATCTTTGCCTTTTACTCCCATGATCACCAGATCTATGTGCTCCTCTTTAAGTATTTGTGTGATGCCCTGCGGTGCCATATCAATCTTGGTAATCACTTGATGGGGAATCGTATGAATTTCCGGAATAGTATTGACTTCTTGATAAAGTTTATGCTTAAGGTGTTGTTCTTCCCGCTCCAGCATCTCAGCATCTACAAAGAAGGTAGCATCACCACCGATAGGAAGATGAAGCGCATGGAAAATGAGCAATTCAATTTCAGAACTCTCTTTGGATTGGACAAGACTAGCTAATGCTGTAGCATATCGCAGCGCGTTTAAGGAGTCGCTAGAAAAATCAACAGGAACTAAAAGTCTCATAATATGTATGCTTTTGCTATTGAAGCACGCTAATATTCGGGAGGTAAACAATGACATAGATCAGCAGGAAAAATGATTTTTCACAACGAAGTTAGTCTCCTGAGTTAGTAAATTTAAAAATGATGACTAATGTTGATTTTTGGAAATTACTTGCCGGCCTGGGGCTTTTTCTGTTTGCAATGCTTCAGATGGAAGAATCCATTACCACACTGGCCGGTCGTTCTTTCAAATTATTTCTTAGAAATAATACAAATCATCCTATAAAAGGACTTTTAAGTGGCGTACTGCTTACTGCTCTTTTACAAAGCAGCTCAGCACTATCACTTTTATTGTTGGCCTTTGTAGGAGCAGGTATTCTCAGCATGAAAAGAGCGCTTCCGGTTATCTATGGATCAAATTTGGGTACAACCATAACGGGCTGGCTATTGGTTACACTGGGATTTAACCTCCATATTGAAGCTATTGCTTTACCTTTGGTTGGGGTAGGGGGAATGTTGTTGTTTTTCTTTAACAACGTTTCAAATTATTTCAATATAGGGCGTTTTGTGCTAAGTTTTGGTCTGGTCTTTTTAGGGTTGGAATATATGAAAGTAAGCATGGAGATGTTAGCCCAAACTTTGAATTTAACCCAATTTACCCAGGATGGACCCATGGTTTTCTTTGTAGTGGGCATAGTGATAACAGCCCTTATCCAATCCAGTCTCGTTACTTTGGTGATTGCGCTGAGTGCATTGCATACAAATATGCTTACACTATCTACAGCAGCTGCGATAGTAATCGGAGCAAATGTAGGTACTACAGTGACTGTTTTTTTGGGCTCATTGGGAGGTATACCTGCTAAAAAACAAGTAGCTTTTGCGCATTTTCTTTTCAATTTGATTACAGCAGGGATTGCTTTTTCTTTGTTATCCTGGATGTTGGCTCTGATCACAGAAGTGTTGGGACTACAGGACCCTTTATTGACACTTGTTTCCTTTCATACTTTATTTAACCTGATGGGGGTATTGTTATTCTTGCCTTTCACAAAGCCGCTTGCTCAAGGATTAGAGAAATTATTTTCTCCCAAAAAAATTACTATCAATCACTATATCCATCTGGTGACGGTTCAGGTTCCTGAAGCAGCTATTGAGGCTTTACAGAAAGAAGCTCATCGTTTGCTAACAATGAGTCTGTTATTGAACCTCAAAGCTTTTCGGCTCAATCATGAAAAGTTAAATCGGTTTTTAATGAAAACTGAGAATAGTCAAACAAGCACAATTAACCGACTTTCTTATGAAAAAGGATACCAACTGATCAAACATCTTGAAGGAGAAATGCTTCTTTATTATGCAGAAATTCAGAAGCAAAGATTAGAATCCAGAGAGACGGAAAAGCTCAACCGGCTGATGCAGGTAATTCAAAACATAATACATGCTGTAAAAGGCTTGAAGGACATAGAACACAACCTCCTGGATTTTGAAGGTAGAACGAAGCCTTCGTATCAACAGTTACTCTTACGTTTCAAAGATACAACACAAAAGTATTATGGAGCTCTGGTAGATTTGTTTTTCGATGACTCCAAAAAGATATCATTTGAAGAGCTAAGTGCTTTGATGGTGATGATTCAGCAAAATTATGAGCAG harbors:
- a CDS encoding universal stress protein, translating into MRLLVPVDFSSDSLNALRYATALASLVQSKESSEIELLIFHALHLPIGGDATFFVDAEMLEREEQHLKHKLYQEVNTIPEIHTIPHQVITKIDMAPQGITQILKEEHIDLVIMGVKGKDESSSSWFGSTTLHVMRHAHCPVLAVPPNTEVFHPRHVALASDLKMGKETFSLEYLKKLIQLWQADLHIIHVHPHPAKIGIEPAEEAMHLDHFFHDVPHTYHFPEDKDPGRGLNHYLQAHPVDLLAIIPRYHFALDSLFHKSITKYMSTHTSIPLLAIHEKLASGYLI
- a CDS encoding Na/Pi cotransporter family protein, whose product is MMTNVDFWKLLAGLGLFLFAMLQMEESITTLAGRSFKLFLRNNTNHPIKGLLSGVLLTALLQSSSALSLLLLAFVGAGILSMKRALPVIYGSNLGTTITGWLLVTLGFNLHIEAIALPLVGVGGMLLFFFNNVSNYFNIGRFVLSFGLVFLGLEYMKVSMEMLAQTLNLTQFTQDGPMVFFVVGIVITALIQSSLVTLVIALSALHTNMLTLSTAAAIVIGANVGTTVTVFLGSLGGIPAKKQVAFAHFLFNLITAGIAFSLLSWMLALITEVLGLQDPLLTLVSFHTLFNLMGVLLFLPFTKPLAQGLEKLFSPKKITINHYIHLVTVQVPEAAIEALQKEAHRLLTMSLLLNLKAFRLNHEKLNRFLMKTENSQTSTINRLSYEKGYQLIKHLEGEMLLYYAEIQKQRLESRETEKLNRLMQVIQNIIHAVKGLKDIEHNLLDFEGRTKPSYQQLLLRFKDTTQKYYGALVDLFFDDSKKISFEELSALMVMIQQNYEQLLSDIYQTITKSSLDEVSLSTFFIVNRELYSSHKAILLALSDLYGFPSEHSAYLSTPLTPAVS